One Gloeocapsa sp. PCC 73106 genomic region harbors:
- a CDS encoding FGGY-family carbohydrate kinase, with translation MVYLGIDFGTSGARAIAINTNKEIIAQVNYTWSEHNSTQEWEHALWYLLRELPHQVRKDLKAIAINGTSATVLLCDEAGLPITAPLLYNDSIAESILAQLRAHAPPEHLVLSPTSSFAKLLWWSQQHIFKQAKYFLHQADWLAFLLHGIPGISDYHNALKLGYDVQNLRYPDWLTDLPIAFILPRVLAPGQAIAPVRENEYIPSDYIVCTGTTDSIAAFLASGANQPGEAVTSLGSTLVLKLLSETYVENLASGIYSHRLGKLWLTGGASNTGGAVLKHYFSETELITLSEQINPDTNLNLDYYPLLKAGERFPINDPQLLPKLEPRIEEPHLFLQGLLEGIAAIEQRGYRLLSELGATPLSKVYTAGGGAKNLTWQQIRADRLQVPVVASLNTEAAYGSALLASAIEVAQL, from the coding sequence ATGGTTTATCTAGGAATTGATTTTGGAACCTCTGGAGCGAGAGCGATCGCTATCAACACCAATAAAGAGATAATCGCTCAAGTTAATTATACCTGGTCAGAGCACAACTCCACTCAAGAATGGGAACACGCTCTCTGGTATCTCTTGAGAGAATTGCCCCATCAGGTAAGAAAGGATCTAAAAGCGATCGCTATCAACGGCACCTCTGCCACTGTATTACTATGCGATGAAGCGGGATTACCGATAACTGCTCCCCTACTCTACAACGACTCCATAGCAGAGAGTATTCTAGCCCAATTGAGAGCTCACGCACCTCCTGAACATCTCGTTTTAAGTCCTACTTCCAGCTTTGCTAAACTCTTATGGTGGTCTCAACAACACATCTTTAAGCAAGCTAAATATTTCCTACACCAAGCTGACTGGTTGGCGTTTCTGCTCCACGGTATCCCCGGTATTAGCGACTATCACAACGCTCTGAAACTGGGCTACGACGTGCAAAACCTGCGCTATCCCGATTGGTTGACTGATTTACCCATCGCTTTTATCTTACCTCGCGTTTTAGCTCCAGGACAGGCGATCGCTCCTGTCAGGGAAAATGAGTATATCCCCTCGGACTATATAGTCTGTACCGGTACCACCGATAGTATTGCTGCTTTTTTAGCTAGTGGAGCTAATCAACCCGGAGAAGCGGTAACTTCCTTAGGATCTACTCTTGTCTTAAAATTATTGAGCGAGACTTACGTAGAAAATTTAGCTTCTGGTATCTATAGTCATCGCTTGGGTAAACTTTGGCTCACAGGAGGCGCTTCCAATACTGGTGGTGCAGTCTTAAAACACTATTTTAGTGAAACAGAATTAATTACCCTCAGTGAGCAGATAAATCCAGACACAAACCTCAATCTAGATTACTATCCTCTGTTAAAGGCGGGAGAGCGCTTCCCCATCAACGATCCTCAATTACTTCCTAAACTGGAACCGAGAATAGAAGAGCCACATTTATTTTTACAGGGTTTATTAGAGGGTATAGCTGCGATCGAACAGCGAGGTTATCGCTTACTATCAGAATTGGGCGCTACTCCCCTCAGTAAAGTCTATACCGCAGGAGGTGGCGCCAAAAATCTCACTTGGCAACAAATTCGAGCCGATCGCTTACAGGTACCCGTTGTAGCATCTCTTAACACAGAAGCTGCCTATGGTAGCGCTCTCTTAGCTTCCGCTATAGAAGTTGCGCAATTATAA
- a CDS encoding putative CRISPR-associated protein, translating into MQTIIMTVGTSLLTNDDRNLPDEQKRPWLRQPLIGDRDQAITWMSQQLNHNLSCLENFSAETNTLYRLDPGNNDKIILLYSDTEKGLDCAEVLKLFFEQTLDQKNIQLQKLPGINYDADKSSSALEEMSNLVQKLINNPDNVNPTLAATGGFKAQTMIMAIIGNLLQVPVCYIHEEFKGLIYLPYVGTDGKTQKMIARANLPESGVKRDRVINTSSVPHHRPRSWNKFAKELLKILWIDHVRFDKNAFSAPKNSVKKSPREVNVLWVHLYENDNTSMGIAVDTTALDIPEQEQAARVLRQILGNLL; encoded by the coding sequence ATGCAAACAATCATTATGACCGTAGGAACATCTCTGTTAACTAATGACGATCGTAATCTGCCAGATGAGCAAAAACGTCCTTGGTTACGTCAACCCCTGATAGGCGATCGCGATCAAGCGATAACATGGATGAGTCAACAACTTAACCATAACTTATCCTGTCTAGAAAATTTTAGTGCTGAGACCAATACTTTATATCGTCTCGATCCTGGAAACAATGATAAGATTATCCTCTTGTATTCAGATACTGAAAAAGGGTTAGACTGTGCCGAAGTACTCAAACTTTTTTTTGAACAAACTCTAGATCAAAAAAACATTCAGTTACAGAAACTACCTGGAATTAATTATGATGCAGACAAATCTTCGTCAGCGTTAGAGGAAATGTCTAACCTAGTTCAGAAACTGATCAACAATCCAGACAATGTCAATCCTACTCTAGCCGCTACTGGGGGTTTTAAGGCTCAAACCATGATCATGGCGATCATCGGCAATCTTCTCCAAGTTCCTGTTTGTTACATTCACGAAGAATTCAAAGGACTCATTTACCTTCCCTATGTCGGTACTGATGGTAAGACACAAAAGATGATTGCACGTGCAAATTTACCGGAATCTGGGGTCAAAAGAGACAGAGTTATTAATACATCAAGTGTACCACATCATCGTCCCCGTTCTTGGAATAAATTTGCCAAAGAGCTGCTAAAGATTCTCTGGATTGACCACGTTAGATTCGACAAAAATGCTTTTTCCGCGCCAAAAAATAGTGTTAAAAAATCACCCAGAGAGGTAAATGTTTTATGGGTTCATCTCTACGAGAATGATAATACAAGCATGGGAATCGCCGTGGATACGACAGCTTTAGATATTCCAGAACAAGAACAAGCTGCGCGGGTGTTGAGACAAATTTTGGGTAATTTATTATAA